Proteins found in one Nostoc sp. NIES-3756 genomic segment:
- a CDS encoding 2Fe-2S iron-sulfur cluster-binding protein has protein sequence MSKTYTVEILHQGKTHTLQVPEDKTILSVADEQGLELPSSCHAGVCTTCAGKIITGTVDQTDGMGVGPELQKQGYVLLCVAYPRSDIKVETEKEETVYQLQFGK, from the coding sequence ATGTCTAAAACATACACTGTTGAAATTCTTCACCAAGGTAAAACCCACACGTTGCAAGTCCCTGAAGATAAAACCATCTTATCAGTTGCGGATGAGCAAGGGCTAGAGCTACCTAGTTCTTGCCATGCTGGCGTTTGTACAACTTGTGCTGGAAAAATTATTACTGGAACTGTTGATCAAACCGATGGTATGGGAGTTGGCCCAGAATTACAAAAACAAGGTTACGTATTACTTTGTGTAGCTTATCCTCGTTCTGATATCAAAGTTGAAACAGAAAAAGAAGAGACTGTTTATCAATTGCAATTTGGTAAGTAA